The sequence acctgcacaccacaaacaacaattgagatgcataagtattatcacaaatacttagtgaggcaatcctcccatctactgggctatacacacaagcaactaagattccaatgtttaacaaacaacaaacaacacaacaaaccaggaaaaactgCAACACACAatttggtgtcgatcgacactggccacaacatggtgtcgaccaacacccacttggtgtcgatcgacaccgaccccGCAGACACGTTCTGCTTGAAGCCGATCATCAAatctccgtttccaatcatctccaatccgccccaaactcacccaaaagatttaggaacctataagaaccaaaacacaaccaccacaaacaagaacaacaccacaaaacacaacaaatcaagcataAGCCATGgccatgcactcacctcttttgcagaaagatttgattgagaaacggtggaacaacaccttaagaagcttctccttcctTCCCAGCAACCACACTCCTTCCCACAGTAACAGATCTCACccaaaaccaccaagaacaagccaaaaatCTCTCAAGGACACAAACtctcacttttctctcttttcttttgcaaacggcgacaaaacatcCAAAACCCTCGACCTAGGTCACCTCTCCCCTTATATACTCAGTTTAGACAAACCAATTAATCCAAACGAACCCAAAccgcgaattaaaacaatctggtcgaaccagaaaagctggtgtcgatcgacacacacCCATCCCTAAATTTCACCATTTGACCCCATCCGcgagatagtttttttttacatgatcgtaatttaatcaatttaattatatatgtaatatcctactatattaattgagaaatacaaatatgaaagtAACCTtcaaatgtgtaaaaattacattcatatgccattaaaaaaattaattaagcttaattacttaatttaaataaatataattaatttaaaaataaaaacacccatagatgaaatattaaaaaatcttaaaaaataaaaataaaaatattttctctctctaataaattatggacgaacttagtaaaaaatttaaaattatactccctccgtttcaaaatatagaatgttttaaccaaagcacgcagattaagaagtttttacttttaacaagttcaaccaattagaaacaatactgcataatagaaaatattaaactaatctaaaagttgcatagaaacttgaaaacatcctatattgtgaaacaaaaaacttctataaaacatcttatattttgaaacggagggagtatatataaaccaattagaattttaaaaactaagattttatatccaagtatacaatataattatttttaataactaaattcgaagattttgttaagatttcaaattatgattctcctatcatctttattttattttatttacaaattgtttgaaaatttcatataatacttctgattattaaaatatgcagaattttttctgcatatgttgtgatttgaaatttttaaaaacgaagatatattacccAATCTATAAAAAAGGTgagttttaatttccacattggccgattggtaaaaataaatttaaatagatgataaattaataatttttatttgctcacaattataatattaaaattactattttatatttcacaaaataatgatgcaaatacaacaaacaaacaatataaaactgtaataatatgtcaaaaataaaatactataatattctaaaataattagtattcaaatagactaatagatttacagaataattaaaaataaatactatcccaaacaaaatatttttaaaaaataatataacaataacttttattattatattataattgtttttttttaaatgttgacccgtgctttaagcacgggatatctcctagttcttatattaataaaccaaacaaatgaaatgatgatTACCCGTATTGGCTCGCCATTTGACCCCGtccataataatttattattaatgtaGAATTGAGTATCTTTTGAAATTGTCAACATGTAAATCATCAAAGGATCATCAAAGGTTTGCATTCTAGGATTTACCGTATTGTACCATAAGacaatttttgttctttaactATTAATCTTTAGAAAAGCCTATGAAGTATGTGGAATaatgattagaaaaacataaaagtaCAATAAATGAGGATGTTATATCAAAGTGTAATGTAAATCAATAACTTTACTCACGAATTTGATAATCCATAAAACATATTGACAGAATCATGGATCCTAAGTCCTAACACCCtaatatggaaaagaaaaaaaaacgatattAGAGAggacaaaatatgaaaacagaaaaagtaaaaaagacaTAATAAGTAGCACATAAATCACTTTTTCGTTGGCGTTTAACGTTATCGTAGAAGAATTGGTTTGTTTATGAGAAATATTTATAGTAGTTTAAGAAAATGGTAGGGATTTTTCTATGAGTGATTTCCAAAAATCTTGGttagaaaattggaaatatcTTACAGAAATAATCATTTCCAATatgttttataggatttagaaaattattttggaatatgCTAACATATATGAGTGTAAGTGCCATAATTAACTATATACCTTTATTATCAAGAAATTTCATTTGCTTATCAATTTAGTAATCTAtcttactattttaaaattccatatccaataatatatagatttaaaacttgtgattaaaaaaggaaaacagaaattaattttgttcagatattttaggaaaatatttatttccatACTGATTATtgcttatttcaatttttttaaaaaatgttttaattacaaTGACATGAGATGTAAATATATCCCAACTCCAAGCCTTCTTAGCCAAAACTActgcaaaaatgttaatatagatgtttgATGTTGTGATTGTTTttccaatttaatttttcttatgtCTGATTTTACAATTTGAAACATTTGCAAAGGcaaaaaatatgattacaaGACACTAGTCTCTGGTTATGGTTATGATTGGTTTATTGACACTCAGACGGTGAGGATCATTGCCTGCTACAAATTAAGATAGAGCAAACCAAACTCTGTTCAAAAGAAACGGAACAAAGAAAAGtccaaattacaaatttttaattggATAAGAGAATGAAATATAGAGCCAACAAGAATATGCGTTGACAAAGTCAAACGTCAACAAAATCAACATGCTTCGATTACACGTCTTTTACCTTACACCATCTATTATATGTGATATGTCTAATAACTTGTAAGACTCTCTTTCCTTTTGTCTGCGCCTGTCTCTATTAAAAAAGTCCCTTCACAACACaaatatgcaataaattataaatcttcATTTTCACTCGGGAGATCATTTGACATGTCTGTGAAGAAACAGGCTTTAGAGGGTAAGAACAATGGAAGCCACAAGTCGAGTCATTATTATCGATGTTTGTCGTTCTCGTTCATGGAGTCATCAacggaagagaagaagaaaccattgtcGTTGAATCGTATGGATTCCAAAAAGCTCAAGGTAGAGATCGTCAAGTGGGCTAAGCGTGTTGCGGGTTATGCTCGTCAACTTAGCTCGAGGAAACAAGATTAAGACATTGATGAAGAAAGCTTATTgaagttttttgttgttttgagaatatgatcatttttgttgttgaagcCATTTAGGTTActtaattttctcttctttttgggTACAAATTTATTACGTATATCCAAAAATTTTCCATTTAATGAGAAAGATTTTTTAATGGACAATCTTGAACCAAAAATTATGGACGTGGGCAACTGGATACAAGTAGATATGGTGAACAATATGCAAGTAAAAGGGTAGATGCTGATCGTGCTTTGCTTCCTGAGCAAACACCATTCTACAAAGACCTAGTAAGactcttatttcaaaattttcggTCTCCAGGATGGATATATACTATGAGCGTAGATCTAATGGCTCTTTTATAGGCCACCATTGCTGTCCAGTCAGGTGTATGCGTAGATTTATTTGCAGTTACAAATGAGTACACAGATTTAGCATCCCTGAAGTTCCTTAGCATCGAAAGTGGTGGTTCGCTGTTTTTGTATNNNNNNNNNNNNNNNNNNNNNNNNNNNNNNNNNNNNNNNNNNNNNNNNNNNNNNNNNNNNNNNNNNNNNNNNNNNNNNNNNNNNNNNNNNNNNNNNNNNNNNNNNNNNNNNNNNNNNNNNNNNNNNNNNNNNNNNNNNNNNNNNNNNNNNNNNNNNNNNNNNNNNNNNNNNNNNNNNNNNNNNNNNNNNNNNNNNNNNNNNNNNNNNNNNNNNNNNNNNNNNNNNNNNNNNNNNNNNNNNNNNNNNNNNNNNNNNNNNNNNNNNNNNNNNNNNNNNNNNNNNNNNNNNNNNNNNNNNNNNNNNNNNNNNNNNNNNNNNNNNNNNNNNNNNNNNNNNNNNNNNNNNNNNNNNNNNNNNNNNNNNNNNNNNNNNNNNNNNNNNNNNNNNNNNNNNNNNNNNNNNNNNNNNNNNNNNNNNNNNNNNNNNNNNNNNNNNNNNNNNNNNNNNNNNNNNNNNNNNNNNNNNNNNNNNNNNNNNNNNNNNNNNNNNNNNNNNNNNNNNNNNNNNNNNNNNNNNNNNNNNNNNNNNNNNNNNNNNNNNNNNNNNNNNNNNNNNNNNNNNNNNNNNNNNNNNNNNNNNNNNNNNNNNNNNNNNNNNNNNNNNNNNNNNNNNNNNNNNNNNNNNNNNNNNNNNNNNNNNNNNNNNNNNNNNNNNNNNNNNNNNNNNNNNNNNNNNNNNNNNNNNNNNNNNNNNNNNNNNNNNNNNNNNNNNNNNNNNNNNNNNNNNNNNNNNNNNNNNNNNNNNNNNNNNNNNNNNNNNNNNNNNNNNtactgctttgaatcaatgttttctcggttttagcctgtttcgggacaaaatgggtataagtggtggctaaacactccaaattcaacccgaactcttgtaattagtcaaatccattggattgttacatattttgaccctagaaagagtaacaaagttgtttactacttcgaatcaatattttctctcggttttagcctgtttttttttgtttaagcctgttttgggataaacgggtttaagtgttgtctaaacactccaaattcatcccgaactcttacaattagtcaaatgcattggaatgtcacacattctgactctAGAAACAGTTACAACTCTGTTTACTGCTTaaaatcaacgttttctcggttttatcctgtttcgggacaaaatgggtataagtggtggctaaacagtccaaattcaacccggactcttgtaattagtcaaatgcattggattgttacatattttgaccctggaaatagtaacacagctgtttactgcttcaaatcaattttttctctcggttttagcctgttttctcggtttaagcctcttttgggataaaacgggtttaaatgttgtctaaacactccaaattcatctcgaactcttacaattagtcaaatgcattggactgtcacacattctgaccctagaaatagtaacagagctttttactgctttgaatcaatgttttctcggttttagcctgttttaggacaaaatgggtaaaaatggtgtcaaatactccaaattcaatctGGCTGGATTGATTTTTGGATTCAATCGAttttcaaatagtttttcaAATGTTTTCGAGTGGGGGGGTTCATAGAGGTAGTgtgattgtgttccttttgtTCATTCCTAATGGAATTATCTGATTTCAATATATGTTGAGAAGTCATGAAACTACAAACCTGATAGATTAATATCTTAGACTTGTAACATACTGGTTGTTAACAACTCTCTCCGTTCTATAAATgtagtaataaaattatattttagttttataaagaaaacaaaactccaTTTTTATCAAAACTCCAGTTTTATAAAGAAAGTATCCTCCAACTGAATACTATAACTTAACAACTAGTGTtgtatctatactattaaaagagaagcatttttaataagtagacataaattaagagattattacaatAAAATGACACTGAAAACTGAATAGGGATAAGTATAAATAAGGagccaaacagattgatattgATAGGACCCAAACAGATTGAAATTAATGGCATTACCtgaaccaaaataaaatgatataaccCTTCCAAATTGGATGCAATTAATACCTAACATATACATATCACATCAAAATCGGGTGCTATTAATACCTACCATAAGTTCCATAACCATAACCAATCTAAATAAATCAACTCTCCAAAATTAGCTTAGATTATGTAAGGGAAATTCTCGGAAATTAACACCACAATATCGAACAGTTGCCATAATCTTAAGATGTTaacttattttagtttattcccaataaataataactgaTCGAAATCACTtaaaaaatataccaaatctTCGAATTTGGTATACACGTTTACGAAATATTTTGTTCACTATATTTTAGCAACTTACCAAATGTTGGTAGATAATATAATCAAATCTTTAATACTATGGTATATTCTCTAGAACTCCCGCACTTACCCACATAATTAGCACGTCATAATTAAATGTAATGTATAACACAATTCAAATTATATTGTTAAGATTAGGAAAATCCTGTTTTAGAATATCATTCCTAAAAGTAAATATGCGGTTAATAAGTGatcaatttgatatttaatttacacCTAAACTAAGGAGGTACCCGCGCTTAAAGCGTgatattaagattttaataacaactgttattaaaatttatgatatattgcttttaTGACTTAATATGTattaattgacatatttaaatatagtgttttatctattgaaaaagttttaaatgttttattagatTGTCAAgaagtttttgtatttgcatatatacagaaatgttattttaccaaatataaataatattctcaatgtgaaatattaattgagtCTTTAAAATATCTACTAAACTGTAGAAAAAAAGATACTGGAATTCAATAAGTAGATTTCTAATTTTGAAAAGCATAAGCAATTTTCAAtagttcaaaattatatattataatgtattatctcagctacaaaataaagatgagagtAATACAAAGTTGGATTTCAAGTTCCGgttaatacaaacatactaAATTGTTTAGACattcgaaaagaaaaaattaacggCCAACGCCTCATTCTTTACACTTGAGTTCCTGAGCTTTCACCTTGTTGCTTgatcacatggtttatgtaataacgtccagcaaattcagtcatgtaaatatataagtGTTTTAAGGAATTTTActttaacatcatacataatttgatttcatatacataattacatctTACATAGCCTGGTGATGCTCTAGTCCTTCGAATTCTGGTTTTATGAAGATCTTCGAAGAGTCCAAGGTGTTTTCAAGACATGGTGCACCTATGGAGATTTAGAATTTTAGGTGAATTTATTGATTAcattatgatgattatatcagaaaaacttatgttacataccttcatattcaCCAACCCTCATAAACCGCATTACACAGAACAGAGGTTCGGATTTATATATGAGATAGCACCCGCTTGATTGCCATATGGTCCTGAATTGAGAAGCGTAGTTGTCTTTGAGACGACACTTCACAGTCTCACACCTGCCattcatcaaatcaataaaaatcttaacagGGACAAATTTTAAATGTAACAGTCATAAAAGTAGAGTAAATATCTTTTACCTGCCATTCAACAACATGAGAACAACTTCNTCTAATTTTGAAAAGCATAAGCAATTTTCAAtagttcaaaattatatattataatgtattatctcagctacaaaataaagatgagagtAATACAAAGTTGGATTTCAAGTTCCGgttaatacaaacatactaAATTGTTTAGacattctaaaagaaaaaattaacggCCAACGCCTCATTCTTTACACTTGAGTTCCTGAGCTTTCACCTTGTTGCTTgatcacatggtttatgtaataacgtccagcaaattcagtcatgtaaatatataagtGTTTTAAGGAATTTTActttaacatcatacataatttgatttc comes from Camelina sativa cultivar DH55 chromosome 19, Cs, whole genome shotgun sequence and encodes:
- the LOC104766028 gene encoding uncharacterized protein LOC104766028: MSVKKQALEGKNNGSHKSSHYYRCLSFSFMESSTEEKKKPLSLNRMDSKKLKVEIVKWAKRVAGYARQLSSRKQD